From Microbacterium sp. LWH7-1.2:
GCCGGCCGGCCATCGCCGCGAGCGCGCCGGACAGATCGGGGATCAGCTCGGGGTCGGGATTGCCGGTGCCGACATCGCGCAGCACGCTGCCCGCGGCGAAGCCCTCCTGGGCGACGGGGGAGGAGAGGTCGGCCACGCGCGTGCCGCCGCGGCCACGTGTGACGATCACCCCCGCCTGGGTGAGCTGGCGATACGCCGCCACCACGGTGTTGCGGTTCACGCCGAGCTCGTCCGCGAGGGAGCGCACGGGCGGCAGGGTGTCGCCGGGATGCAGCTCGCCGCGTTCGACGCGGGCGCGCAGGCTGTCGGCGATCTCGGATGCGGATCGGCCGCTGATGTCGAGATTCATGCCCGCCCTTCGGATGACGTCCTGCCCCGCCGAGTGCAAGGCCACGCCCATGCTATCTTTTGGCCTAGGCCAATACCCGCATTGTCCTCACCCGTTGCGCCTGGGCGCTCCGATATCGAAGGGAAAGCTCGTGACCACTGCCGACACGGGAACCGACCGCGTCAAGCGCGGACTCGCCGAGATGCTCAAGGGCGGCGTCATCATGGACGTCGTCACGCCCGACCAGGCGAAGATCGCCGAGGATGCCGGCGCAGTCGCCGTCATGGCCCTCGAGCGCGTGCCCGCCGACATCCGCGCCCAGGGCGGCGTCTCGCGCATGAGCGACCCCGACATGATCGACGGCATCATCGAGGCCGTCTCGATCCCGGTCATGGCGAAGGCGCGCATCGGCCACTTCGTCGAGGCGCAGGTGCTGCAGGAGCTCGGGGTCGACTACATCGACGAGTCCGAGGTGCTCTCACCCGCCGACTACGTGAACCACATCGACAAGTGGAACTTCACCGTGCCGTTCGTGTGCGGCGCCACGAACCTGGGCGAGGCGCTCCGCCGCATCAACGAGGGCGCGGCGATGATCCGCTCGAAGGGCGAGGCGGGCACCGGCGATGTCTCGGAGGCCACGAAGCACATCCGCAAGATCACGAGCGAGATCAACGTGCTGCGCTCGATGACGAAGGACGAGCTGTACGTCGCTGCGAAAGAGCTGCAGGCGCCGTACGACCTCGTCGCCGAGATCGCCGAGACCGGCAAGCTGCCTGTCGTCCTCTTTGTCGCGGGCGGCGTCGCCACACCCGCGGACGCCGCGATGATGATGCAGATGGGCGCCGACGGCGTGTTCGTCGGCTCGGGCATCTTCAAGTCCGGCAACCCCGCCCAGCGCGCGGCCGCCATCGTGAAGGCCACGACGTTCTACGACGACCCCAAGGTGATCGCGGACGTGTCGCGCGGCCTCGGCGAGGCCATGGTCGGCATCAACGTCGCCGACCTGCCCGCGCCGCACCGCCTCGCCGAGCGCGGCTGGTGACCACACCGCCGCGCGTCGGCGTCCTGGCACTGCAGGGAGACGTCCGTGAGCACGTGCGCGTGCTCACGGACCTCGGCGCCGAGGCGCTCAAAGTCCGCCGTCCCGAGGAGCTCGCGGGCGTGGACGGGCTCGTGCTTCCCGGTGGCGAGTCCAGCGTCATCGACAAGCTCTCTCGTGCCTTCGGCATGCGCGAGCCCGTCCGCGAGGCGATCGCCGCGGGCATGCCGATGTACGGGACGTGCGCCGGGCTCATCCTCCTCGCCGACCGCATCACCGACGGCATCGAGGGTCAGCAGACCTTCGGCGGGCTCGATGTCACGGTGCGCCGCAACGCGTTCGGAAGCCAGGTGGACTCGTTCGAGGTCGACCTCGACGTCGCGGCGCTCGGCGGGCCGCCCGTGCACGCCGTGTTCATCCGCGCACCCCTCGTCGAGGAGGCAGGCGACGGCGTCGAACGCCTCGCGAGCCTCGAGGACGGGCGCGTGGTCGCCGTCCGGCAGGGCTCGCTCCTGGGTACCTCTTTCCATCCCGAGGTCACGGGCGAGCACCGCTTCCACGCGCTGTTCCTCGACATGGTCCGCGAGCGGTTCCGGTGACGGGCGGGCACGACGCGTCGGGGTAGATTCTGAATCATGACGATCAACGACTGGTGGCGCGAGCACCCCGAGGAGCGCTACTGGATGATCGCCCCGTCGCGCGGCGTCGTCGGCGACGCCCTCTCGGCACCCAAGGCCCAGGACGAACGCCGGTTCGAATGGTCCCACGAGCTCGTCGGGTTCACCGAGCCCGGCGACACGCTGTTCGTCTGGGACCGCACCCTGCCCGTGCCCGGCATCGCCGCGTGGGGCCGCGTGCTCGGGCCGCTGGGGGAGGAGACCCGCGAGCGCCGTGGCGACGACCTGCCGCACTGGCGCATGCCGATCAGTGACACCCTGCGTCTCGCCTCGCCGATCACTCTGCCGAGCCTACGCCGAGTCGGCAGCGAGATCGTCACGGTGCGCGACCGTGTGGAGGGGCTCACCGACGGACCCGTCTACTTCCCCTTCATCGGGTCGGCCGAGACGCTCGCACCGGCCCCCGCGTACCTCACGAAGGTCCCGCGCGACCTCGTGGCGCTGCTGTCGTCGCGGTTCGGCTTCGAGTTCGCGCTGTAGCGCGGGGATAAACTAGTCCGTCGGGCGAGGCGTTCACACGCCCGAACCCGACGAGCGCGAATTCAGGAGGACCATGTCCGGGCATTCCAAGTGGGCCACGACCAAGCACAAGAAGGCCGTCATCGACAGCCGCCGTGCCAAGTCGTGGGCGAAGCTCATCAAGAACATCGAGGTCGCGGCCAAGCTCGGCGGCCCCGACCTGCAGGGCAACCCGACCCTGTTCGACGCCGTGCTCAAGGCGAAGAAGACGTCGGTCCCGAAGGACAACATCGACCGCGCGATCAAGCGCGGCGCCGGCATCGGCGGCGAGTCCGTCGAGTACTCGTCGATCATGTACGAGGGGTACGGCCCGAACGGCGTGGCCCTCATGATCGAGTGTCTGACCGACAACAAGAACCGCGCCGCCGCCGAGGTGCGCACCGCGCTCACCCGCAACGGCGGCACGCTCGCCGATCCGGGCAGCGTCGCGTACAACTTCACCCGCAAGGGCGTCATCGTCGTCGGCGGCGAGGGCACCAGCGAAGACGACGTGATGCTCGCCGTGCTCGAGGCCGGCGCCGAAGAGGTCGAGCCGCACGCGCAGGGCTTCGAGGTCATCACCGAGGCCACCGACCTCGTGACCGTTCGCTCCGCTCTGCAGGACGCCGGCATCGAGTACGAGTCGGCCGACGTCGAGTTCGTCCCCAACCTCAAGGTCGAGGTCGACGCCGACACCGCCCGCAAGGTCTTCCGCCTCATCGACGCCCTCGAGGACAGCGACGACGTCCAGAACGTCTACAGCAACTTCGACCTCACCGCCGAGGTTCAGGCCGAGCTCGAGAACGACGAGGACTGACCTCACCGAGACGAGGACGGATGCTGCGGCCAGGCGCGCCTGGCCGCAGCATCCGTCTTCCTCGCCTAGCGTGGGGGAGTGGCAACCTCCCGCGGTCGACTGCGCGTGCTCGGAATCGATCCGGGCCTGACGCGCTGCGGTGTCGGGGTCGTCGACGTGGCGCCCGACCGCTCGGCAGCCCTCGTGCACGTCGGAGTGGTGCGGTCCGAGCCCGGCGCCCCGATCGAGGAACGACTCGCGGTGATCGCGCGAGGTCTTCGCGCCGTGCTCGACGCGCATGATCCCGACGTCGTCGCCGTGGAGCGGGTCTTCGCGCAGCACAACCGCGCGACGGTGATGGGCACCGCGCAGGCCAGCGGCATCGCGCTGCTCGTGGCGGGCGAGCGGGGCATCACCGCCGCCACACACACCCCGTCCGAGGTGAAGGCCGCGATCACGGGGTACGGCAACGCCGACAAGCGGCAGGTCCAGACCATGGTGGCCCGCGTCCTGAGGCTGGAGGAGCTCCCGAAGCCTGCCGATGCCGCGGATGCCCTCGCCCTGGCCCTCTGCCACGCGTGGCGCGGTGCTCCGGCGCAGTCCGCGGCGTCCGGCCCGCTCACCCCTGCGCAGCGCGCGTGGGCCGACGCAGAGCGGCTCGCCCGACGCTGATCCCATGCGGCGCCGTGCGTGTCGCTCGAACAAACGTCCGAACCGCCCCGTAGGCTCGACGCATGATCTCCTCAGTCCGCGGCACGGCTGTGCACGTCGATACGGATGCGATCGTCGTCGAGGTCGGGGGAGTCGGCCTCCACGTCGCCGTGACGCCGCAGGTCGCGCGCACCACTCACCTGGGCGACACGGTGACCCTCCACACGTCGCTCATCGTCCGCGAAGACGCGTTCTCGCTGTTCGGCTTCGAGTCGCGCGAGGAGCTCGCCGTCTTCGGCCAGCTGCTCGGCGTCACCGGCGTCGGCCCCAAGTCCGCGCTCGGCGTACTCGCGACGCTGACCGTCCCGCAGATCGCCGATGCGGTGTCCGGCGACGACGACGCCCCCTTCCGCCGGGTCTCCGGCATCGGCCCCAAGACGGCGAAGCTCATCGTGGTGCAGCTCGCGGGCAAGATCGCGGTGACGCGCCCCACCGGTCCGGCGGGAACGGATGCCGCCACCTCCGCTGCGATTCCGGCACAGGTCGTGCAGGCCCTCGTCGGCCTCGGCTGGTCCGAGCGCGTGGCGGTCGAAGCCGTCGAGAACGTCGCCGCCGACGCCGCCGAATCCGACCGATCGTCGGTGCCGGCGCTCCTGCGCCTCACGCTCGCCACCCTCGGCCCCGCCCGGAAGGAGACCGTGAGTGGGTGACGTGCGCGAAGCGGAAGAGCCCGTCGACGAGACCGAGCTCGCGATCGAGGGCGCGCTGCGCCCCACGTCGCTCGCCGAGTTCGTCGGGCAGCAGAAGGTGCGCGGTCAGATGCAGCTGCTGCTCGACGCGGCGCGCATCCAGCAGCGCCCCGCCGACCACATCCTTCTCTCGGGGCCCCCGGGCCTCGGCAAGACGACGCTCGCGATGATCGTCGCCTACGAGAGCGGACGCCCGCTTCGGCTGTCCAGCGGCCCTGCGATCCAGCACGCGGGCGACCTCGCCGCGCTGCTGTCGAGCCTCACGCCTGGCGAAGTGCTCTTCATCGACGAGGTGCACCGTATGGCGCGCTCCGCGGAGGAGATGCTCTATCTCGCGATGGAGGACTTCCGCATCGACATCATGGTCGGCAAGGGCGCCGGCGCGACGAGCATCCCGCTCGACCTGTCGCCATTCACCCTCGTCGGCGCGACGACGCGGTCGGGCCTTCTGCCCAACCCGCTGCGCGACCGCTTCGGCTTCACCGCCCACCTCGAGTATTACGAGCCCGAAGAGCTCGAGCGGGTCATCGAGCGGTCCGCAGTGATGCTCGGCGTCTCGCTGCCCCCCGCGGCGCGCGCCGAGATCGCGCGCCGCTCGCGGGGCACGCCCCGCATCGCGAACCGCCTGCTGCGGCGCGTGCGGGACTACCTCGTCGTCCACGGCCGCACCGGCGCGGACATCGCGGCGGTCGACGCCGCACTCGACCTCTACGACGTCGACCGGATCGGGCTCGACCGGCTCGACCGGGCCGTGCTCGACATGCTGGTGAGGCGGTTCCGCGGAGGACCGGTGGGTCTCAGCACGCTCGCCGTGGCGGTCGGCGAGGAGCCCGACACGATCGAGTCGGTGGTCGAGCCGTACCTCGTCCGCATCGGCTTCATGGGGCGCACGCCGCGCGGGCGCATCGCGATGCCCGAGGCCTACGCCCACCTGGGGGTGCCTGTGGCCGACTCGGTGCTGGGATTCGATGTCCTATAATCGCTGGAGGTTTACACCCACCCCCTCCTGCAAGGCAGCGCCGCCCTTCGGCGCGTGCCTCACCCGAAAGGTGCTTCCCGCTCCATGGACTTCGCTACCTTCCTGAGCAACTACGGCCTCATCATCCTGCTGGTCGTGCTCCTCGTCTTCATGTTCTGGAGCTCCCGCCGCCGTATGCAGAAGCAGAAGGCGGAGCAGGAGCAGAAGGCGCGTCAGACGGTGCCCGGCTCGGAGGTTCTCCTTCAGGGCGGTCTCTACGGCACGATCGTCTCCTACGACGCTGACAACCTCGACCAGCCCGCCATCGTGGAGCTCGCGCCCGGCGTCGAGATCAAGGTCCACAGCCAGGCCATCCTGCGCGTCGTCAACCCGGGCGAGCACGCGGTCACCGAGGACGAGTACCTCGCCGCCGAAGAGAGCCACGCCGAATACGCCGAGGGCGTCGCGAACGGCGACATCACCTCGATCAGCGACGACCAGGGCACCGCTGCGGGCAAGGACAAGACCGACCCTGACACCGAGGCCGGCACCAAGTCGCAGGGCTGACGCCCTCCGTTCGCCCGTTCGGGCTCTCAAGAAAGCAAAGACGTGGCGACATCCACTCCCGTCCGGCATGCATGGCGCGCGCTGACCGGACTCCTCGCGATCACGGCGCTCCTGTTCGGCATCAACGCGCTCGGCGTGTACGTGTTCGGCCAGAGCTCGTGGACCCCCGCGCTCGCGCTTGACCTCCAGGGCGGCACGCAGATCGTCCTCGAGGCGCAGACCGAGGACGGCGCAGACCCGTCGGCCGAGCAGATGCAGCAGGCCGTGACGATCATCCGCCAGCGTGTGGACGCCTCCGGCGTCGGCGAGGCCGACGTCACCACGCAGGGTGGCAACCAGATCGTCGTGCAGATCCCCGGCCAGGCCGACGAAGAGACGCGCAACCGCATCGAGGCCTCGGCGCAGCTGCAGCTGCGCGCGGTGCTGTACGCCGGAGCGCCCGCCAACACCTTCGTCGGGGACGACGGCAAGGAGACGCCGTACCCGACTCCGGACCCGACGCTCCAGGCGACCCCGACCACTTCGCCGACGAACGGCAGCGATCCCGCGTGGATCACGCCGGCGCTCCAGGCCGAGTTCCAGGCGTACGACTGCGCCGACCCCGCGAACGATCCGGCGAACGCGCCGGCGGACCAGCCGCTCATCACGTGCGACGCCGACGGGACCGTCAAGTACATCCTGGGTCCGGTCGAGCTCGACGGCTCGTCGATCGACGACGCGACCTTCGGGGTCCAGCAGAACAACGGTCTGTGGGCGGTCAACCTCTCGTTCGACGCCGAGGGCACCCAGACGTTCGGCGAGATCAGTCAGCGCCTCTACGGCGCGCAGGCTCCGCTGAACCAGTTCGCGTTCGTGCTCGACGGCTACGTGCTGTCGGCTCCCTCGATGAACGGCGTAATCCTCGACGGCAAGCCGAGCATCACCGGCAGCTTCACGCAGGAGACCGCGAAGGTGCTCGCCGACCAGCTGAAGTACGGCGCGCTGCCGCTCAGCTTCACGGTCGAGAGCTCGAACTCGATCTCGGCGACGCTCGGGTCCCAGCAGCTGCAGATCGGCCTCATCGCCGGCCTCATCGGTCTGATCCTCGTCGCGATCTACTCGCTCATCGTCTACCGCGCGCTCGGATTCATCATCATCGCGTCGCTCGCGGTGATGGCCGTGCTGACGTACGTCACGCTCTGCATCCTCGCCTGGCGCATGGGCTTCCGCCTGTCGCTCGCCGGTGTCGCGGGTCTGATCGTGACGATCGGCTTCACAGCCGACTCGTTCATCGTCTACTTCGAGCGCATCCGAGACGAGCTGCGCGACGGCAAGTCGATCACCGCCGCCGTCGAGGACGGCTGGGGACGCGCGAAGCGCACGATCTACATCTCGAAGTCGATCAACATCCTTGCCGCCGTGGTGCTGTACATCCTCGCGGACTCGACGGTGAAGGGCTTCGCGTTCACGCTCGGTCTCACGACCGCGATCGACGTCCTGATCTTCATCCTGTTCACGCACCCGGTGCTTCAGCTCCTGGCACGTACGCGGTTCTTCGGATCGGGGCATTCGCTTTCCGGGCTCGACCCCACCGCGCTCGGCGCCGTCTACCGCGGCCGTGCGCAGTTCCGCGAGCCGGTGCTCGCCACGGGCGCGGCGGGCCGCCGCAACGTCAAGTCCCGCGGTGAAGCCGCGCGTCGCCAGACCATCGCCGAGCGGAAGCAGGCCGAGCTGGCCGCCGCCGAGAGCGCGAAACCCGGCACGACCGTCAAGGAGGGAGACGACTGATGCGCTCCATGAGCCAGTTCGGCAACGACCTCTACACGGGCAAGACGTCGTTCCCCTTCGTCGGCCGGCGCCGCCTGTGGTTCCTCATCGCGGCGATCCTCGTCGTGGGCTCGGCCCTGGTGCCGCTGCTGCGCCCCATCCAGTTCTCGATCGAGTTCACGGGCGGCTCGCAGTTCACGGTGAGCGGCGTGGCGTCGCCGATCGATCAGTCGCTCGCCACCGACGCCGTCCACGCGGTCGTCCCGGATGCCACGACGAAAGTCGTCACCATCGGCGACGACGCGGTGCGCGTCCAGACCGACCAGGTCACGGACGCCGAGAGCCGGGAGATCTCGGCCGCCCTCGCCGAGGCGTACAACGTGCCCGAGAGCGAAGTCAGCTACGCGTTCATCGGCCCCAGCTGGGGAGCGGACGTCACACGCCAGTCGCTGTGGGGTCTCGCGATCTTCCTCGCGCTGACCGCGATCATCCTCGCCCTGTACTTCCGGACATGGAAGATGTCGCTCTCGGCGATCATCGGCCTCGTGGATGTGCTCATCATCACGATCGGCGTCTACGCGCTGTTCGGATTCGAGATCTCGCCCGCGGCCGTCATCGGCTTCCTGACGATCCTGTCGTACGCCCTGTACGACACCACGGTCGTCTTCGACAAGATCAGGGAGAACACCAGCGAGGACGGCGAGGTGTCCGGGCGCACGTTCGGCGAATCGGTGAACCTCGCGGTGAACCAGACGCTCGTGCGCTCGATCAACACGACCGTCGTCGCGATCCTGCCGACCGGCGCGATCCTGTTCATCGGCATCATCTGGGCCGGTGCGCAGACGCTCACCGACCTGTCGCTGTCGATCTTCGTGGGAACGATCGTCGCCGCGTACTCGACGATCTTCGTCGCGGCGCCGCTGTATTCGCTCCTGCGCGAGAACGAGCCGGCCATCAAGACGCGCGATGCGCGCGTCGTAGGGGCACGCGAGCTGGCGGGCACCCCGGCCTGAGGGTCCGGCGCGCGGGCGTAGGATTGTGAGGTCCGGCGGAGGGGAGGGTATCGAGTGACCGAGACCGTCCCTCCCGCCCAATCCTCCTCGCTGCGGCGCCTGGTCCCTCGGATCTTCTCGAGGTCGGCCCGCCGCGACGACGTCGAGCAGCTCCTGCGCACGGTGCGCACGCACCACCCCAAGGGCGATCTGTCGATCGTGGAGCGCGCCTACTCGGTGGCCGAGACCGCGCACACCGGGCAGCTGCGTCAGAGCGGCGAGCCGTACATCACGCACCCGCTCGCGGTGGCCCAGATCCTCGCGGACCTGGGTCTCGGGCCGCGCGCGATCGCGGCGGCGCTGCTTCACGATACCGTCGAGGACACCGAGTACTCGCTCGAGATGCTCACCAGCGAGTTCGGCGACGAGGTCGCCATGCTCGTGGACGGCGTGACCAAGCTCGACAAGGTCAAGTACGGCGAGAGCGCGCAGGCCGAGACGGTCCGCAAGATGATCGTCGCGATGTCCCGTGACATCCGCGTACTTCTCATCAAGCTCGCCGACCGTCTGCACAACGCCCGCACCTGGGGGTTCGTGCCGCCCGAGAAGTCGCGCAAGAAGGCGACCGAGACGCTCGAGATCTATGCGCCGCTCGCACACCGTCTCGGCATCCAGGCGATCAAGTCCGAGCTGGAGGACCTGTCGTTCGCCGTGCTGCACCCGAAGCTGTACGCGGAGATCGACAGCCTCGTGAAGCAGCGCACACCTCAGCGCGAGCAGTACGTGCAGAACGTCATCGACGCGGTCGACAGCGACCTGCGTGAGCTCCGCATCCGCGGCCGGGTGATGGGGCGTCCCAAGCAGCTGTACTCCGTGTACCAGAAGATGGTGGTCCGCGGCCGCGAGTTCGACGACATCTACGACCTGATCGGCATCCGCGTGCTCGTCGGCAGCGTGCGCGACTGCTACGCCGTCCTCGGCGCGATCCACGCACGGTGGACGCCGCTGCCCGGACGCTTCAAGGACTACATCGCGACTCCGAAGTTCAACCTCTACCAGTCGCTGCACACGACGGTGATCGGCCCGGGCGGCCGCACCGTCGAGATCCAGATCCGAACGCACGAGATGCACCAGCAGGCGGAGTACGGCGTCGCGGCCCACTGGAAGTACAAGGAGCAGATGAACGGCGGCAAGACGGACTCCAAGTCCGTCGACACCGACATGGCATGGCTGGCCCACATCTCCGACTGGCAGGCCGAGACCGCCGATCCCGGCGAGTTCCTCGATTCGCTCCGCTTCGAGATCGGCGCCAAAGAGGTCTACGTCTTCACGCCGAAGGGCCGCGTCATCGGGCTGCCCGCGGGGGCGACGCCCGTCGACTTCGCATACGCGGTGCACACCGAGGTCGGCCACCGGACGATGGGGGCGAAGGTCAACGGGCGGCTCGTGCCGCTCGAGTCCGAACTCAAGAGCGGCGACGTCGTCGAGGTGTTCACCTCGAAGAATCCCGACGCCGGCCCGAGCCAGGACTGGCTCGGCTTCGTGCGCAGCACCCGCGCCCGCAACAAGATCCGCGGCTGGTTCACCAAGGAGCGCCGCGAAGAGGCGATCGAGCAGGGCAAGGAGTCGATCGCCCGCGCGATGCGCCGGCAGAACCTGCCGCTGCAGCGCCTGATGAGCCAGGACTCGTTCACCGAGGTCGCCCACCAGCTCCGCTACGAGGATGTCTCCGCGCTGTACGCCGCGGTCGGCGAGGGGCATGTCTCGACCCAGTCGGTCATCGAGAAGGTCACCGCGCTCGTCGCCGCCAACGACACCACGACCGGCCCGATCGACCTGCCGGTGGTCGGCCGGGCCCGCGCCCCGCGCAACGGCGACTCCGGCATCCTCGTGCGCGGCGCCCCCGACATCCTCGTCAAGCTCGCGAAATGCTGCACGCCGGTGCCCGGCGACCAGATCGTCGGGTTCGTCACGCGCGGCAGCGGCGTCTCGGTGCACCGCGCCGACTGCACGAACGTCAAGTCACTGATGGAGGACCCCGAGCGGCTCATCGAGGTCGAGTGGGCGCCCACGACGAAGAGCGTCTTCCTCGTGCAGATCCAGGTCGAGGCCCTCGACCGCTCCGGGCTGCTGAGCGATGTGACGCGTGTGCTCAGCGAGCACCACGTCAACATCCTCTCGGCGACGGTCTCGACCTCGAACGACCGCCTGGCGCTCAGCCGGTTCGTCTTCGAGATGGGGGACATCGTCCACCTCGACCGCGTCCTCAACGCCGTGCGGCGCATCGACGCGGTCTACGACGTCTACCGCGTCACGTCGTCCTGACGCCCGGCGACGATCGCCCGCAGGCATGCGAGCGCTGAGCGCTTGTGGGGGAGCGCACCGGCCTCCAGCCGCGCGATCGCGCGGTCGGCAGCATCCGTGTCGACGTCCGCGAGGTGGCGCGCCGCCGCCGTGTGCTCGTCGTCGCCTGCACGCGCGAGGTCGGCCAGCGTGCGTTCGGGAGTGGTGACGAGCACGCCGCCGACCAGCTGGAGGTCCTCACCCGGGACCTGCAGATCGCGGTACACGATCCGGCGGTCCGGCCGGACGTGAAGTCGCCGCGGCACCGCGCGCTGCACGGTGTGGCGGGAGGGCGGCAGCGGCAGGCCACCGTGCACCCACGCCGCCGACAGGTGGGTCGCCGCGAGCGTGTCGCCCAGCGTCTCGCTGAGCGAGCCCGCACGGAGCGCCGCGGTCTCGATGGCGTCCGCGGGGATGTACGCGTCGCCCAGGGCGACGAGGTCGCCGTCGAGGCAGGCGGCGGTGAGCTCGGCGCGCGAGAGCCGCGCGTCGGCGAAGTAGAGGAAGGGCGATCCCACGGAGGCAGTCTGCCGCACACCGGACGATGCACGGATGCCGCATCCGCGGATTGTGGAGAACCCGGCCGCCGCGAATGCGACGACCGGGTTCTGCACCGTTCAGACGGGGCGGATCAGCCGCCGAGCGCCTTGAGCCACGTACGACGGGCCTCGAGTGCGTCGGTCGCGTTCGCGATCGCCTTCTTGTCGCCCGACTTCTTCGCGGCCTCGAGCTCGTCCTCGAGCTTCTGGATCGCGTCGTACAGCTGGCGCGTCATGTCGTTCGCGCGCGCCTTCTGCTCGGGATCGTTGCGCTTCCAGTCGGCGTCCTCGCGTGAGCGCAGTGCGTTCTCGATCCGACGGAGCTCGTCGTCGAGCGAACGCTCCGTGTCGCGGGGGAAGATGCGGCCGATCTCGTCCCAGCGGCGCTGGATGCCGGTGAGGATCGAGCGGGCCTTCGTGATGTCGCGCTCGTCGCTGACGGCCTTGGCCTCCTCGATCAGCGCGCGCTTGAGGTCGATCTTCTCCCGCGAAGCTTCGGCGTCCGCCGTCTCGCGCTCGATCCGCGCACCGTAGAGGGCGTCTCCGGCGGCCTTGAAGCGTGCCCAGAGCGCGTCGTCGACCTTCTTGCCGGCGCGTCCCGCGGTCTTCCACTGATCGAGCAGCTCGCGGTACGCGGGGATGCCGTCCTCGCCCTTGGGCGCGAGGGCCTCGGCCTTCTCGACGAGGCGCGTCTTGCGGTCGCGGACGCCCTTGTGAGCTTCATCGAGCTCGGCGTAGAACGCGCGGCGGTGCTTGTCGACGGTGGCGCGAGCGTCGCGGAATCGCTTCCAGAGCTGCTGAGCCGTCGACTTCGGAAGGCGCGGACCGTTCTGCTGCTGCGATTGCCACTGGTCGAACAGCGCGTTGAGCTCGGCGGTTGCCTGCTTCCACTGCACGGTGCGCGGGTCGCGGGCGGCCAGCGCCTCGGCCTTCTCGACCAGCTCGGTGCGGGCCTTGACCGCTTCGTCGACCGCTTCGCGCGCCGCGACCGCCTCTGTCGCAGACTCGGCGGCGAGCGTCTCGGTGAGAGCGGCGACGCGGGCCACGAGGCTCGCGATGTCGCCGACGGCGGCGGCCCCGTCGAGCTTGCCGTTGATGGTGCGCGCGGTCGAGCGCAGGTCCGAGGCGGACGCGCCGCCCCGACGGTGGCGCACCTCGAGGAGCGTCACCTCGCTCGCGAGGTCGTTGTACTTTCGCTCGAAGTAGGCGAGCGCCTCTTCGGGCGAGCCGTCGGGGTACTGACCCACGACGCGCCAGCCGTCGGCCTCGCGGACCGAGACGGTGCCGTCCTCGTCGACACGACCCCACGGCTCGTCGTCCGACGGCGCGGTCTCGACGACGACGTCCACGGCCTCCACCGCGACGACATCGCCGTCTTCGACGACGTCGGCGACTCCGATCACCTCGACGGCGACGACCTCGGAGTCCTCGACGACCTCCACCACGTCGATCTCGACGACCTCGACCTCGACGCCCGCGGGTTCGGACCCTGCAGATTCGGACCCTGCAGATCCGGCTTCGTCCGGCGTCTGCTCGGATTCGCCGGTCTCGGCGGCCAGGCCATCCTCCGCGGGCCGGTCTGCCTCCGCGGTGTCTTCGGCGGCGGCGTCGACATCTGCTTCCGTCGCGGCTCCGGTCGTGGGGGCGGC
This genomic window contains:
- the ruvC gene encoding crossover junction endodeoxyribonuclease RuvC; amino-acid sequence: MATSRGRLRVLGIDPGLTRCGVGVVDVAPDRSAALVHVGVVRSEPGAPIEERLAVIARGLRAVLDAHDPDVVAVERVFAQHNRATVMGTAQASGIALLVAGERGITAATHTPSEVKAAITGYGNADKRQVQTMVARVLRLEELPKPADAADALALALCHAWRGAPAQSAASGPLTPAQRAWADAERLARR
- a CDS encoding preprotein translocase subunit YajC yields the protein MDFATFLSNYGLIILLVVLLVFMFWSSRRRMQKQKAEQEQKARQTVPGSEVLLQGGLYGTIVSYDADNLDQPAIVELAPGVEIKVHSQAILRVVNPGEHAVTEDEYLAAEESHAEYAEGVANGDITSISDDQGTAAGKDKTDPDTEAGTKSQG
- the pdxS gene encoding pyridoxal 5'-phosphate synthase lyase subunit PdxS, with the translated sequence MTTADTGTDRVKRGLAEMLKGGVIMDVVTPDQAKIAEDAGAVAVMALERVPADIRAQGGVSRMSDPDMIDGIIEAVSIPVMAKARIGHFVEAQVLQELGVDYIDESEVLSPADYVNHIDKWNFTVPFVCGATNLGEALRRINEGAAMIRSKGEAGTGDVSEATKHIRKITSEINVLRSMTKDELYVAAKELQAPYDLVAEIAETGKLPVVLFVAGGVATPADAAMMMQMGADGVFVGSGIFKSGNPAQRAAAIVKATTFYDDPKVIADVSRGLGEAMVGINVADLPAPHRLAERGW
- the ruvB gene encoding Holliday junction branch migration DNA helicase RuvB — its product is MGDVREAEEPVDETELAIEGALRPTSLAEFVGQQKVRGQMQLLLDAARIQQRPADHILLSGPPGLGKTTLAMIVAYESGRPLRLSSGPAIQHAGDLAALLSSLTPGEVLFIDEVHRMARSAEEMLYLAMEDFRIDIMVGKGAGATSIPLDLSPFTLVGATTRSGLLPNPLRDRFGFTAHLEYYEPEELERVIERSAVMLGVSLPPAARAEIARRSRGTPRIANRLLRRVRDYLVVHGRTGADIAAVDAALDLYDVDRIGLDRLDRAVLDMLVRRFRGGPVGLSTLAVAVGEEPDTIESVVEPYLVRIGFMGRTPRGRIAMPEAYAHLGVPVADSVLGFDVL
- the pdxT gene encoding pyridoxal 5'-phosphate synthase glutaminase subunit PdxT, with the translated sequence MVTTPPRVGVLALQGDVREHVRVLTDLGAEALKVRRPEELAGVDGLVLPGGESSVIDKLSRAFGMREPVREAIAAGMPMYGTCAGLILLADRITDGIEGQQTFGGLDVTVRRNAFGSQVDSFEVDLDVAALGGPPVHAVFIRAPLVEEAGDGVERLASLEDGRVVAVRQGSLLGTSFHPEVTGEHRFHALFLDMVRERFR
- a CDS encoding YebC/PmpR family DNA-binding transcriptional regulator; its protein translation is MSGHSKWATTKHKKAVIDSRRAKSWAKLIKNIEVAAKLGGPDLQGNPTLFDAVLKAKKTSVPKDNIDRAIKRGAGIGGESVEYSSIMYEGYGPNGVALMIECLTDNKNRAAAEVRTALTRNGGTLADPGSVAYNFTRKGVIVVGGEGTSEDDVMLAVLEAGAEEVEPHAQGFEVITEATDLVTVRSALQDAGIEYESADVEFVPNLKVEVDADTARKVFRLIDALEDSDDVQNVYSNFDLTAEVQAELENDED
- the ruvA gene encoding Holliday junction branch migration protein RuvA, with amino-acid sequence MISSVRGTAVHVDTDAIVVEVGGVGLHVAVTPQVARTTHLGDTVTLHTSLIVREDAFSLFGFESREELAVFGQLLGVTGVGPKSALGVLATLTVPQIADAVSGDDDAPFRRVSGIGPKTAKLIVVQLAGKIAVTRPTGPAGTDAATSAAIPAQVVQALVGLGWSERVAVEAVENVAADAAESDRSSVPALLRLTLATLGPARKETVSG